A genomic segment from Halorubrum depositum encodes:
- the pyrB gene encoding aspartate carbamoyltransferase: MRQDHLITATQLSRDDIEAVLDRAREVADDPAAFADRHAGRVLALCFFEPSTRTRMSFDSAAKRLGMNTVDMGDVDSSSVSKGESLSDTVRVIEGYADALVLRHPSEGAATLAAEHVSVPVVNAGDGAGQHPSQTLLDLHTIRENHGLDDLTVGIMGDLKYGRTVHSLAAALTEFDANQHFISPESLRLPRSVRFDLHETGAQVREHTDLEDVLGELDVLYVTRIQKERFPDENEYHRVAGEYQIDAETLEDAADDLTVMHPLPRVDEIAPDVDETDHARYFEQAHNGIPVRMALLDTLMENAEADEGVEADR; encoded by the coding sequence ATGCGTCAGGACCACCTCATCACCGCGACGCAGCTCTCGCGGGATGACATCGAGGCGGTGCTCGACCGGGCCCGCGAGGTCGCCGACGACCCCGCCGCCTTCGCGGACCGGCACGCCGGGCGCGTGCTCGCGCTCTGCTTCTTCGAGCCGAGCACCCGCACCCGGATGAGCTTCGACAGCGCGGCCAAACGCCTCGGTATGAACACCGTCGACATGGGCGACGTCGACTCCTCGTCGGTGTCGAAGGGCGAGTCGCTCTCCGACACCGTCCGCGTCATCGAGGGCTACGCGGACGCCTTGGTGCTCCGCCACCCGAGCGAGGGCGCCGCGACGCTGGCCGCCGAGCACGTCTCCGTGCCCGTCGTCAACGCGGGCGACGGCGCCGGGCAACATCCCTCGCAGACCCTCCTCGACCTCCACACGATCCGCGAGAACCACGGGCTCGACGATCTCACGGTCGGGATCATGGGCGACCTGAAGTACGGCCGCACGGTCCACTCGCTGGCGGCGGCGCTCACCGAGTTCGACGCCAACCAACACTTCATCAGCCCGGAGTCGCTGCGGCTCCCGCGCTCGGTCCGGTTCGACCTCCACGAGACCGGCGCGCAGGTGCGCGAGCACACCGACTTGGAGGACGTGCTCGGCGAGCTCGACGTGCTGTACGTCACCCGGATCCAGAAGGAGCGATTCCCCGACGAGAACGAGTACCACCGCGTCGCCGGCGAGTATCAGATCGACGCCGAGACGCTCGAGGACGCCGCCGACGACCTCACCGTCATGCACCCGCTCCCGCGCGTCGACGAGATCGCGCCCGACGTCGACGAGACGGACCACGCCCGCTACTTCGAGCAGGCGCACAACGGGATCCCGGTGCGGATGGCGCTGCTGGACACGCTCATGGAGAACGCCGAGGCCGACGAGGGGGTGGAGGCGGACCGATGA
- the pyrI gene encoding aspartate carbamoyltransferase regulatory subunit produces MSDHELRVSKIRDGTVIDHVEGGQALNVLAILGIDGSEGFGVSVGMNVPSDRLGRKDIVKVEERELSQSEVDVLSLIAPEATINIVRDFEVVEKNRVTRPDSVTGVLSCPNRNCITNADEPVETRFDVVADGVRCDYCSTILRADIAEHIDV; encoded by the coding sequence ATGAGCGACCACGAGCTCCGCGTCTCGAAGATCCGCGACGGCACCGTGATCGACCACGTCGAGGGCGGGCAGGCGCTCAACGTGCTCGCGATCCTCGGCATCGACGGCTCCGAGGGGTTCGGCGTCTCGGTCGGGATGAACGTCCCCTCGGACCGGCTCGGGCGCAAGGACATCGTAAAAGTCGAGGAACGGGAGCTCTCGCAGTCCGAGGTCGACGTGCTCTCGCTCATCGCCCCGGAGGCGACGATCAACATCGTCCGGGACTTCGAAGTCGTCGAGAAGAACCGGGTGACGCGTCCCGACTCGGTGACCGGCGTGCTCTCATGTCCGAACCGCAACTGTATCACGAACGCGGACGAGCCGGTCGAGACCCGGTTTGACGTCGTCGCCGACGGCGTCCGCTGCGACTACTGCTCGACGATTCTGCGCGCCGACATCGCCGAACACATCGACGTCTGA
- a CDS encoding glycoside hydrolase family 10 protein, protein MYGVVTRNADEVEMEPFDLGFYEVKDVTGRAAAPLPNAVNMVSCFGDNAAAAENPDLVPVDERGDPATRDRDYFDWAYICPTHPEYREGLLEIIEDCAAESDDVRLDDVGFPREGFCRCDRCERLFAESDRDRWAEWRADVITEFVADAAELVPGRVLLTLYPDPYPGHLRERAGLDLDRLADHVDEFVVPLYDTEYATTYWLETIARGFRTRLGGDYDVHGAPPETPFSLELYAVDVAVDDLIHATEVAETYAKDVFFGYDANNAAAALRRKDADGRDGEVHRPD, encoded by the coding sequence ATGTACGGGGTCGTCACGCGCAACGCCGACGAGGTCGAGATGGAGCCGTTCGACCTCGGCTTCTACGAGGTGAAAGACGTCACGGGGCGGGCGGCCGCGCCGCTCCCGAACGCGGTGAACATGGTGTCGTGTTTCGGGGACAACGCCGCGGCCGCCGAGAACCCGGACCTCGTCCCCGTCGACGAGCGCGGCGATCCGGCGACCCGCGACCGCGACTACTTCGACTGGGCGTACATCTGCCCGACCCACCCGGAGTACCGCGAGGGCCTGCTGGAAATCATCGAGGACTGCGCCGCCGAGAGCGACGACGTGCGGCTCGACGACGTGGGGTTCCCGCGCGAGGGGTTCTGCCGGTGCGACCGCTGCGAGCGGCTGTTCGCCGAGAGCGATCGCGACCGGTGGGCGGAGTGGCGCGCCGACGTCATCACCGAGTTCGTCGCCGACGCCGCCGAACTGGTCCCCGGTCGCGTGCTGCTCACGCTGTACCCCGACCCGTACCCCGGTCACCTCCGGGAGCGCGCCGGGCTCGACCTCGACCGCCTCGCCGACCACGTCGACGAGTTCGTGGTCCCGCTGTACGACACCGAGTACGCGACGACCTACTGGCTGGAGACGATCGCCCGCGGCTTCCGGACGCGGCTCGGCGGCGACTACGACGTCCACGGCGCGCCGCCGGAGACGCCGTTCTCGCTGGAGCTGTACGCGGTCGACGTCGCCGTCGACGACCTGATCCACGCGACCGAGGTCGCCGAGACGTACGCGAAGGACGTGTTCTTCGGCTACGACGCCAACAACGCGGCCGCGGCGCTCCGCCGGAAGGACGCCGACGGGCGCGACGGCGAGGTCCACCGGCCGGACTAA
- a CDS encoding NADH-quinone oxidoreductase subunit D-related protein, with product MSIDATTDGIDAAGKPDPFSSISDLIVGRETHLNAPAARIRPDAVQEVLSTLKREAGYDHLACVTAQEYENRYESVYHLRSFDDPTREVGVVVPADKDDPVSESAAPVFRTADWHEREAYDLVGIRYDDHPDHRRILLPETWQGHPLSMDYDQDRPQIAALSENEPVEPGSSTAIGSDTMLLNIGPHHPATHGVLHLQVTLDGEDVVGVEPDIGYIHRCEEQMAQSGTYRHQIMPYPDRWDWGGGGLLNEWAYARTAEDLADIEVPEYAQVVRTMAAECSRILSHMLAMGAYALDVIGDFTATFMYAIQERERVQDVLEDLTGQRLMFNYFRLGGVVWDLPEPREEFFSTVRTFLDGLPRRLEEYHDLLTRNEILQLRTVDTGVLPPKVAKEYGCTGPVLRGSGVDYDLRRDDPYGYYDELDWDVVTEDGCDNFSRLLVRMREVEESAKIIEQCVDLLEDWPEDERTIQANVPRTLRPDDDTEIYRAVEAAKGELGIYIRADGTDKPARFKIRGPSFSNLQALPEMADGEAIPDLIASLGSLDTIMGEVDR from the coding sequence ATGTCGATCGACGCGACGACGGACGGGATCGACGCGGCGGGGAAACCGGACCCGTTCTCGTCGATTTCGGACCTGATCGTTGGACGCGAGACGCACCTGAACGCTCCCGCCGCTCGGATACGACCGGACGCGGTTCAGGAGGTACTCTCGACGCTGAAACGGGAGGCCGGCTACGATCATCTGGCCTGCGTCACCGCCCAGGAGTACGAGAACCGGTACGAGTCGGTCTACCACCTCCGCTCGTTCGACGACCCGACCCGGGAGGTCGGCGTCGTCGTCCCGGCCGACAAGGACGACCCGGTCTCGGAGTCCGCAGCGCCAGTGTTCCGCACCGCCGACTGGCACGAGCGGGAGGCGTACGACCTCGTCGGGATCCGGTACGACGACCACCCCGACCACCGGCGGATCCTCCTGCCCGAGACGTGGCAGGGCCATCCCCTCTCGATGGACTACGACCAGGACCGCCCGCAGATCGCGGCGCTGTCCGAGAACGAGCCCGTCGAACCGGGGTCGTCGACGGCGATCGGGAGCGATACCATGCTCCTCAACATCGGGCCGCACCACCCGGCGACCCACGGCGTGCTCCATCTCCAGGTCACGCTCGACGGCGAGGACGTCGTCGGCGTGGAGCCGGACATCGGCTACATCCACCGCTGCGAGGAGCAGATGGCCCAGTCTGGTACCTACCGACACCAGATCATGCCGTACCCCGACCGCTGGGACTGGGGCGGCGGCGGCCTGCTCAACGAGTGGGCGTACGCGCGTACCGCCGAGGACCTCGCCGACATCGAGGTTCCCGAATACGCGCAAGTCGTCCGGACGATGGCCGCGGAGTGCAGTCGGATCCTCTCGCACATGCTGGCGATGGGGGCGTACGCGCTCGACGTGATCGGCGATTTCACCGCGACGTTCATGTACGCGATCCAAGAGCGCGAACGCGTCCAAGACGTCTTAGAGGACCTGACGGGCCAGCGGCTGATGTTCAACTACTTCCGGCTCGGCGGCGTCGTCTGGGACCTCCCCGAACCCCGCGAGGAGTTCTTCTCGACGGTGCGGACGTTCCTCGACGGACTCCCGCGTCGGCTGGAGGAGTACCACGACCTCCTCACCCGCAACGAGATCCTCCAGTTGCGCACGGTCGACACCGGCGTTCTCCCCCCGAAGGTCGCGAAGGAGTACGGCTGCACGGGCCCCGTGCTCCGCGGGTCGGGCGTCGACTACGACCTCCGCCGCGACGACCCGTACGGCTACTACGACGAGCTCGACTGGGACGTCGTCACCGAGGACGGCTGCGACAACTTCAGCCGCCTGCTCGTCCGGATGCGCGAGGTCGAGGAGTCCGCGAAGATCATCGAGCAGTGCGTCGACCTCCTCGAGGACTGGCCCGAGGACGAGCGGACGATTCAGGCGAACGTGCCCCGCACGCTCCGCCCGGACGACGACACGGAGATATATCGCGCGGTCGAGGCCGCGAAGGGCGAACTCGGCATCTACATCCGCGCGGACGGCACCGACAAGCCCGCCCGCTTCAAGATCCGCGGCCCCTCCTTCTCGAACCTCCAGGCGCTCCCCGAGATGGCCGACGGCGAAGCGATCCCGGACCTGATCGCCTCGCTGGGGAGCTTAGACACGATCATGGGCGAGGTCGATCGGTGA
- a CDS encoding helix-turn-helix domain-containing protein, translating to MKYLRVELRFPPDLMHPIHRLIDESDAIERDVLVQGTILDEPDDTFLFYVEGDIDVYTDALRSVDRIREFDVTRIDETGHYVFLTQRRDAVDDAMFGPLQRTGVVVVPPVDFRSNGIARLTIVGDHGPLRDALAELPDRIDTTVLRIGEYDWRQHLFDPALTDRQFDALAAAVESGYYESPRAATVEEVAERIGASPSTASEHLRKAESAVMTAFMELRDVP from the coding sequence GTGAAGTACCTCCGAGTCGAGCTCCGGTTTCCGCCGGACCTCATGCATCCGATACACCGGCTCATCGACGAGTCCGACGCGATCGAGCGCGACGTGCTCGTCCAGGGGACGATCCTTGACGAACCGGACGACACCTTCCTGTTCTACGTGGAGGGAGACATCGACGTGTACACCGACGCGCTCCGGTCGGTCGACCGGATTCGAGAGTTCGACGTGACTCGGATCGACGAGACCGGTCACTACGTCTTTCTCACGCAGCGACGGGACGCGGTCGACGACGCGATGTTCGGCCCGCTCCAGCGGACCGGCGTGGTCGTCGTTCCCCCGGTCGACTTCCGCTCGAACGGGATCGCTCGACTGACGATCGTCGGGGATCACGGCCCGCTGCGCGACGCGCTCGCGGAGCTCCCGGACCGGATCGATACCACCGTCCTCCGGATCGGCGAGTACGACTGGCGGCAGCACCTCTTCGATCCGGCACTGACCGACCGGCAGTTCGACGCGCTCGCGGCCGCCGTCGAGAGCGGGTACTACGAGTCCCCGCGAGCGGCGACCGTCGAGGAGGTCGCCGAGCGGATCGGCGCCTCCCCGAGCACCGCCTCGGAGCACCTTCGGAAGGCCGAGTCGGCGGTGATGACCGCGTTCATGGAACTTCGCGACGTGCCGTGA
- a CDS encoding ThuA domain-containing protein, producing MARVTVWNEYRHERDSDVVADVYPDGIHAVLAEVFEEAGHDVRTATLDEGPEHGLTEEVLDDTDVLTWWGHAAHDEVRDAVVDRVHERVLDGMGLLVLHSAHYSKIFKKLMGTSCSLKWREAAETERLWAIEPSHPIADGVGEYIEVEEAEMYGERFDVPAPDTLVFNSWFAGGETFRSGCCYRRGNGKVFYFRPGHETYPVYYNEDIRQVLRNAVDWATPGDGPTPDFGNADPIEEIDTSDDRTVH from the coding sequence ATGGCACGCGTCACGGTCTGGAACGAGTACCGCCACGAGCGCGACAGCGACGTCGTCGCCGACGTCTACCCCGACGGGATCCACGCGGTCCTCGCGGAAGTCTTCGAGGAGGCGGGCCACGACGTCCGCACCGCCACGCTCGACGAGGGACCGGAGCACGGGCTCACCGAGGAGGTCCTCGACGACACCGACGTGCTCACCTGGTGGGGCCACGCCGCCCACGACGAGGTGCGCGACGCGGTCGTCGACCGCGTCCACGAGCGCGTGCTCGACGGGATGGGTCTCCTCGTGCTCCACTCCGCGCACTACTCGAAGATTTTCAAGAAGCTCATGGGCACGAGCTGCTCGCTGAAGTGGCGGGAGGCCGCCGAGACGGAGCGGCTCTGGGCGATCGAGCCGAGCCACCCCATCGCCGACGGGGTCGGCGAGTACATCGAGGTCGAGGAGGCGGAGATGTACGGCGAGCGGTTCGACGTTCCCGCACCGGACACGCTCGTCTTCAACTCCTGGTTCGCCGGCGGCGAGACGTTCCGCTCCGGCTGCTGTTACCGCCGCGGCAACGGGAAGGTGTTCTACTTCCGGCCGGGCCACGAGACGTACCCGGTCTACTACAACGAGGATATCCGACAGGTGCTCCGGAACGCGGTCGACTGGGCGACGCCGGGCGACGGGCCGACGCCCGACTTCGGCAACGCCGACCCGATCGAAGAGATCGACACGAGCGACGATCGGACGGTCCACTAG
- a CDS encoding DUF5804 family protein, producing the protein MTRVCLLGDPDVNLTYELLSRETARDALATYDIEEPYANSLAVDTVSLGAAVSLLNDLNWYLVRFVDEALVREPSVSTDEWLSRDLAREVRDGAVPPEETDQRLKVFGLVDGRPVEPLYVRRKQGETPEYDLRDVDETVIVRVSESEFSG; encoded by the coding sequence GTGACGCGGGTGTGTCTCCTCGGCGATCCGGACGTCAACCTCACCTACGAGCTGCTGTCCCGCGAGACCGCGCGGGACGCGCTCGCGACGTACGACATCGAGGAGCCGTACGCGAACAGCCTCGCCGTCGACACCGTGAGCCTCGGCGCCGCTGTGTCCCTCTTAAACGATCTCAACTGGTACCTCGTTCGCTTCGTCGACGAGGCGCTCGTGCGCGAGCCGTCGGTCTCGACCGACGAGTGGCTCTCGCGGGACCTCGCCCGCGAGGTGCGCGACGGCGCGGTCCCGCCCGAGGAAACCGACCAGCGTCTGAAGGTGTTCGGCCTCGTCGACGGGCGGCCCGTCGAGCCGCTGTACGTCCGGCGGAAACAGGGCGAGACCCCCGAGTACGACCTCCGCGACGTCGACGAGACGGTTATCGTCCGGGTGAGCGAGTCGGAGTTCTCGGGATAA
- a CDS encoding methionine adenosyltransferase, which translates to MDRNIQVSRLDRRAVEDQEVEIVERKGIGHPDSICDGIAESVSRALSQLYLDRVGKVLHYNTDETQLVAGRAAPAYGGGEVVEPIYVLIVGRATKEYDGEQLPVDSTALAAARDYLAEAIPELEYGTDVVVDAKLGEGSGDLQDVFGEETQQVPMANDTSFGVGHAPLTETETIVHEAESALNGRYHDDHPELGPDVKIMGKREGDRIDITVAAAMVDAYVDGLDEYDDAVANVREFVTGLAQDHTDREVHVDVNTADDYDEGSVYLTVTGTSAEQGDDGSVGRGNRANGLITPNRPMSMEATSGKNPVNHIGKIYNLLSTRIAESVTDEVDGIRDLQVRLLSQIGRPIDEPHVADAQLVTEEGVAIGDIEPEVLEIVDRELADVTDVTRSVIDGDVSTF; encoded by the coding sequence ATGGACCGGAACATTCAGGTCAGCCGCCTCGACCGGCGAGCGGTCGAGGACCAGGAGGTCGAGATCGTCGAGCGGAAGGGTATCGGACACCCTGACTCGATCTGCGACGGAATCGCGGAGTCGGTGTCGCGGGCGCTCTCGCAGCTCTACTTGGACCGCGTCGGGAAGGTGCTCCACTACAACACGGACGAGACGCAGCTCGTCGCCGGCCGCGCCGCGCCCGCCTACGGGGGCGGCGAAGTCGTCGAACCCATCTACGTGCTCATCGTCGGTCGCGCCACGAAGGAGTACGACGGCGAGCAGCTCCCGGTCGACTCGACCGCGCTGGCGGCCGCCCGCGACTACCTCGCCGAGGCGATCCCGGAGCTGGAGTACGGCACCGACGTCGTCGTCGACGCCAAGCTCGGCGAGGGCTCCGGCGACCTGCAGGACGTCTTCGGCGAGGAGACCCAGCAGGTGCCGATGGCGAACGACACCTCCTTCGGCGTCGGCCACGCCCCCCTCACCGAGACGGAGACGATCGTTCACGAGGCCGAGAGCGCGCTCAACGGCCGGTACCACGACGACCACCCCGAGCTCGGCCCCGACGTGAAGATCATGGGGAAGCGGGAGGGAGACCGCATCGACATCACCGTCGCGGCCGCGATGGTCGACGCCTACGTCGACGGCCTCGACGAGTACGACGACGCGGTCGCGAACGTGCGCGAGTTCGTCACCGGGCTCGCTCAGGACCACACCGACCGGGAGGTCCACGTCGACGTCAACACCGCCGACGACTACGACGAGGGGTCGGTGTACCTCACCGTCACCGGCACCTCCGCCGAGCAGGGCGACGACGGCTCGGTCGGCCGCGGGAACCGCGCGAACGGCCTCATCACGCCGAACCGACCGATGTCGATGGAGGCGACCTCCGGGAAGAATCCGGTCAACCACATCGGGAAGATCTACAACCTCCTGTCGACCCGGATCGCCGAGTCGGTCACCGACGAGGTCGACGGGATCCGCGACCTGCAGGTCCGCCTGCTGTCGCAGATCGGCCGCCCGATCGACGAGCCCCACGTCGCCGACGCGCAGCTCGTCACCGAGGAGGGCGTCGCGATCGGCGACATCGAGCCGGAGGTCCTCGAGATCGTCGACCGCGAGCTGGCCGACGTCACCGACGTGACCCGCAGCGTCATCGACGGCGACGTCTCGACGTTCTGA
- a CDS encoding pyridoxal phosphate-dependent aminotransferase has product MPNFSDRVERISISGIREVFEAAGDDAINLGLGQPDFPTPEHARRAAVDAIEDGKADAYTENKGILSLREAIAEKHRADQGVDLDPANVIATAGGSEALHVALEAHVSAGDEVVIPDPGFVSYDALTKLAGGEPVPAPLRDDLTIDPAAVEDAITEDTAAFVVNSPGNPTGAVSSEADIREFARIADEHDVLCVSDEVYEYTVFDGEHYSPMEFAETDSVVVVNSASKLFSMTGWRLGWVYGSDERVERMLRVHQYAQACASAPAQYAAEGALRGDRGIVDEMTASFERRRDLLLEGFDEIGLDCPTPQGAFYAMPRVPDGFVDECIDRGVIVVPGEAFGEHGRGHARISYATDESELREALDVMGEAYAAVR; this is encoded by the coding sequence ATGCCGAACTTCTCCGACAGGGTCGAGCGGATCTCCATCAGCGGGATCCGCGAGGTGTTCGAGGCGGCCGGCGACGACGCGATCAACCTCGGGCTCGGACAGCCCGACTTCCCGACGCCGGAACACGCGCGCCGGGCCGCCGTCGACGCGATCGAAGACGGGAAGGCGGACGCCTACACCGAGAACAAGGGGATTCTGTCGCTCCGGGAGGCGATCGCGGAGAAGCACCGGGCGGACCAGGGGGTCGACCTCGACCCCGCGAACGTGATCGCCACCGCGGGCGGGAGCGAGGCGCTCCACGTCGCGCTGGAGGCGCACGTGAGCGCGGGCGACGAGGTCGTGATCCCGGACCCGGGGTTCGTCTCCTACGACGCCCTGACGAAGCTCGCGGGCGGCGAGCCCGTGCCCGCCCCGCTCCGCGACGACCTCACGATCGACCCGGCCGCGGTCGAGGACGCCATCACGGAGGACACCGCGGCGTTCGTGGTGAACTCCCCCGGCAACCCCACCGGGGCGGTCTCCTCCGAGGCGGACATCCGGGAGTTCGCGCGGATCGCCGACGAGCACGACGTGCTCTGCGTCTCCGACGAGGTGTACGAGTACACCGTCTTCGACGGCGAGCACTACTCGCCGATGGAGTTCGCGGAGACCGACAGCGTCGTCGTCGTCAACTCCGCCTCGAAGCTGTTCTCGATGACCGGGTGGCGGCTCGGCTGGGTGTACGGCTCCGACGAGCGCGTCGAGCGCATGCTGCGCGTCCACCAGTACGCGCAGGCCTGCGCGTCGGCCCCGGCCCAGTACGCGGCCGAGGGCGCCCTCCGGGGCGACCGCGGGATCGTCGACGAGATGACGGCCTCCTTCGAGCGCCGCCGCGACCTGCTCCTGGAGGGGTTCGACGAGATTGGCCTCGACTGCCCCACGCCCCAGGGCGCCTTCTACGCGATGCCCCGCGTGCCGGATGGGTTCGTCGACGAGTGTATCGACCGCGGTGTGATCGTCGTCCCGGGCGAGGCGTTCGGCGAGCACGGGCGGGGACACGCCCGGATCTCGTACGCGACCGACGAGAGCGAGCTCCGTGAGGCGCTGGACGTGATGGGCGAGGCGTACGCGGCGGTCCGCTGA
- a CDS encoding transcriptional regulator TbsP domain-containing protein, with product MVPPTGGGDGADEPPIEPSEVAVAIDEYGEGLADAVESALAGRSGVVAVGVPLGLLPSVLAARERTDDDAPWRVACPPSAVDALERAFVLGTAVAEAVAEGSIELRVIAGERDSDGLLPTDAAGRSLAFATPDRVDAVAGPRADRTLVSETGGERTAAALRAVTTRFEAATPATVGMPSRTRLLAAAREVLDDRFADDVAAVLDALDYGAVGRTGTVTDRTLLIALAARHDHLFRDLRRWVDGEGSEGGEESERGEGNPADRVAIAPGQELTADRRALVGRELIESIKVPMGPGRPQFRLRAVDEALLRAEPTEVFSVLRGRFALPVDEDGTLRRGPGGEGRRPVWDRRR from the coding sequence ATGGTTCCCCCGACGGGCGGCGGTGACGGCGCCGACGAGCCTCCGATCGAGCCCTCGGAGGTCGCCGTCGCGATCGACGAGTACGGCGAGGGGCTCGCCGACGCGGTCGAGTCGGCGCTCGCGGGGCGGTCCGGCGTCGTCGCCGTCGGCGTCCCGCTCGGGCTGCTCCCGTCCGTCCTCGCGGCTCGCGAGCGGACCGACGACGACGCGCCGTGGCGGGTCGCCTGCCCGCCCAGCGCCGTCGACGCGCTCGAACGGGCGTTCGTCCTCGGAACCGCCGTCGCCGAGGCGGTCGCGGAGGGGTCGATCGAGCTCCGGGTGATCGCGGGCGAGAGAGACTCCGACGGCCTCCTGCCGACCGATGCCGCGGGGCGCTCGCTCGCGTTCGCGACGCCCGACCGCGTCGACGCTGTCGCCGGCCCGCGCGCGGACCGAACGCTCGTCTCGGAGACGGGGGGCGAGCGGACTGCTGCGGCACTCCGTGCAGTGACGACGCGGTTCGAGGCCGCGACGCCCGCGACCGTCGGGATGCCCTCGCGCACCCGCCTGCTCGCCGCGGCGCGCGAGGTCCTCGACGACCGGTTCGCGGACGACGTGGCCGCGGTCCTCGACGCCCTCGACTACGGTGCGGTCGGGCGGACGGGGACCGTCACCGACCGGACTCTGCTGATCGCGCTGGCCGCCCGGCACGACCACCTGTTCCGGGACCTCCGGCGGTGGGTCGACGGCGAGGGGAGCGAGGGTGGCGAGGAGAGCGAGAGGGGCGAGGGGAACCCCGCCGACCGCGTCGCGATCGCGCCCGGGCAGGAGCTCACGGCCGACCGACGCGCCCTCGTGGGCCGGGAGCTGATCGAGTCGATCAAGGTACCGATGGGACCGGGGCGACCCCAGTTCCGGCTCCGGGCGGTCGACGAGGCGCTGCTCCGGGCGGAGCCGACCGAGGTGTTCAGCGTGCTCCGCGGGCGGTTCGCGCTCCCGGTCGACGAGGACGGAACGCTCCGCCGAGGCCCCGGCGGCGAGGGGCGTCGGCCGGTGTGGGACCGGCGGCGGTGA
- a CDS encoding tRNA (adenine-N1)-methyltransferase — protein sequence MTDAAYLLVHDDREYLLGPGEEFGTDLGVLEVPEDVAGGDTVETHLGTAFAVRELRGPDLFNHLERTGAPMMPRDVGLVMGHTGASGGDRVLDAGTGTGILAAYLGRAGADVTTYEVDAEFADVARANMETAGVSDRVEVRTGDLTEELDALAEGDPFDALTLDTGDAPAVVERADELLVSGGCLAVYSPFVEGTREAVLAAREAGLDGIETLETIQREMEFSERGSRPSTAGVGHTGYLVFARAP from the coding sequence GTGACCGACGCCGCGTACCTGCTCGTCCACGACGACCGGGAGTACCTGCTGGGGCCGGGCGAGGAGTTCGGCACCGACCTCGGCGTGCTCGAGGTCCCCGAGGACGTCGCGGGCGGCGACACGGTCGAGACGCACCTCGGGACCGCCTTCGCGGTCCGCGAGCTCCGCGGCCCGGACCTGTTCAACCACCTCGAACGCACCGGAGCCCCGATGATGCCCCGCGACGTGGGGCTCGTGATGGGCCACACAGGCGCGTCGGGCGGCGACCGCGTCCTCGACGCCGGCACCGGCACGGGGATCCTCGCCGCCTACCTCGGCCGGGCCGGCGCCGACGTGACGACCTACGAGGTCGACGCCGAGTTCGCCGACGTCGCCCGCGCCAACATGGAAACCGCCGGGGTTTCCGACCGCGTCGAGGTCCGCACCGGCGACCTCACCGAGGAGCTGGACGCGCTCGCCGAGGGCGATCCGTTCGACGCCCTCACGCTCGACACCGGCGACGCGCCGGCCGTCGTCGAGCGCGCCGACGAACTGCTCGTCTCGGGCGGCTGTCTCGCCGTCTACTCCCCGTTCGTCGAGGGCACCCGCGAGGCGGTCCTCGCCGCCCGCGAGGCCGGCCTCGACGGGATCGAGACGCTGGAGACGATCCAGCGCGAGATGGAGTTCTCGGAGCGCGGCTCCCGCCCCTCCACCGCGGGCGTCGGCCACACCGGGTACCTTGTCTTCGCGCGGGCGCCCTGA
- a CDS encoding nascent polypeptide-associated complex protein, which produces MFGGGGMNPRKMKQMMKQMGIDVEELDAERVVIETADGDLVFDGAQVTKMDAQGQETYQIVGSPEEVADAGAGGPSAVEGDDGSVDATERDAGVTDAIPDEDVALVAERAGVPQSTAREALENADGDLAAAIAALE; this is translated from the coding sequence ATGTTCGGAGGAGGCGGCATGAACCCGCGGAAGATGAAACAGATGATGAAACAGATGGGGATCGACGTCGAGGAGCTCGACGCCGAGCGGGTCGTCATCGAGACGGCCGACGGCGACCTCGTCTTCGACGGCGCCCAGGTCACCAAGATGGACGCGCAGGGCCAGGAGACCTACCAGATCGTCGGCTCCCCGGAAGAGGTCGCCGACGCGGGCGCCGGCGGCCCCTCGGCGGTCGAGGGCGACGACGGCTCGGTCGACGCGACGGAGCGCGACGCGGGCGTGACCGACGCGATCCCGGACGAGGACGTGGCGTTGGTCGCCGAGCGCGCCGGCGTCCCGCAGTCGACGGCCCGCGAGGCCCTGGAGAACGCCGACGGCGACCTCGCGGCCGCCATCGCGGCCCTGGAGTGA